The following are encoded in a window of Primulina eburnea isolate SZY01 chromosome 4, ASM2296580v1, whole genome shotgun sequence genomic DNA:
- the LOC140831179 gene encoding F-box protein SKIP8-like, protein MMALLNGSENGEIAVERQIGVSMMEQLVPEITTHALSYLDYPSLCRLSMTNSRMREAANDDNAWKALYHKDFTLEQHNVRPPNGWKAYYAATRTIVNTNAEFFRIVRERSLPAMSQFWLNADYVKCFHATGESFSGYDAVMESWQLAFGWDHVADFQIRDVKARVLTHMAWVTMNAYIELENGPFNVTNVYEFQNGRWYMVHHHTSTFFVNIGIGHLPLHG, encoded by the exons ATGATGGCGCTTTTGAATGGGAGTGAGAATGGGGAGATTGCCGTGGAGAGGCAGATAGGGGTGTCCATGATGGAGCAATTAGTGCCAGAGATCACAACGCATGCCCTaagttatttggattatccgAGCCTCTGTAGGCTCTCCATGACAAATTCTCGCATGCGGGAAGCTGCCAATGACGATAATGCGTGGAAGGCCCTATATCATAAG GATTTCACTTTAGAACAACATAATGTAAGACCACCAAATGGATGGAAAGCTTATTATGCAGCTACAAGAACCATAGTAAACACTAATGCTGAGTTTTTTAGGATTGTTAGAGAAAGGTCACTTCCTGCAATGAGCCAGTTTTGGCTTAATGCAGATTATGTGAAGTGCTTTCATGCGACTGGCGAGTCTTTCAGTGG TTATGATGCAGTTATGGAAAGCTGGCAGCTAGCATTTGGCTGGGACCATGTCGCTGATTTCCAAATTCGGGACGTAAAAGCTCGGGTGCTGACACATATGGCTTGGGTTACAATGAATGCTTATATTGAACTCGAAAATGGTCCATTTAATGTGACTAATGTTTATGAATTCCAGAACGGGAGATGGTATATGGTCCACCATCATACCTCAACATTTTTCGTTAATATAGGCATCGGGCACCTACCTCTGCATGGATAG
- the LOC140831180 gene encoding probable WRKY transcription factor 53: MESAVTWPYNTLINELTQGMEKTKQLRIHLSSTSPSETHDLILQKMLSSYDKALFILRWGGSNGATLSTPDTLVSVHGSLRIEDVNKNINDNQDSMNASKKRKMQHTWTEQVKVDSENGLEGHTGDGYNWRKYGQKYILGAKYPRSYYRCTYRLVQNCWATKQVQRSDDDLTVFDITYKGTHTCSQSTNTVPPPASPEKRELKLNDGHNLQGQQNQALSNCKNSLSVRTEDLVSEEMPAHFSFQSTFAFHDDVNHYFPALLDENHHQGCTVSPELISPASSESNYFSATTYVRTPNVQHSEADTADIISAHASTTDSPIERMEFLIDPINPDPNFEFNMPEFFTYSNFEHGQ, encoded by the exons ATGGAGAGTGCTGTAACCTGGCCATACAATACACTTATCAACGAACTAACACAAGGGATGGAGAAAACTAAGCAGCTTCGGATTCATTTGTCGTCGACTTCCCCATCGGAAACTCATGACTTGATACTGCAGAAGATGCTATCTTCATATGATAAGGCTTTATTCATCCTCAGGTGGGGTGGATCAAATGGAGCAACGTTGAGTACACCAGACACTTTGGTATCTGTACATGGAAGCCTAAGAATTGAAGACGTGAACAAGAACATAAATGATAATCAGGATAGTATGAATGCTTCAAAGAAACG AAAGATGCAGCACACATGGACAGAACAAGTGAAAGTCGATTCTGAGAATGGACTCGAAGGGCATACTGGTGATGGATATAATTGGAGAAAATACGGGCAAAAATACATCCTGGGAGCTAAATATCCGAG GAGCTATTACCGATGTACATACCGTCTTGTTCAAAATTGCTGGGCAACAAAGCAAGTGCAGAGATCTGATGACGACCTGACCGTATTTGATATCACATACAAAGGAACACATACTTGTAGCCAGTCCACTAACACAGTTCCACCGCCAGCATCTCCTGAAAAACGGGAACTGAAACTTAACGATGGTCACAATCTTCAAGGCCAACAGAATCAAGCCCTTTCAAACTGCAAAAATTCCCTCAGCGTCAGGACCGAGGACTTGGTTAGTGAGGAAATGCCGGCCCACTTCTCCTTCCAATCAACATTTGCATTCCATGACGATGTAAATCACTATTTCCCGGCTCTTCTTGATGAAAACCACCACCAGGGGTGCACAGTTTCTCCAGAGTTAATATCTCCAGCCTCGTCAGAATCCAATTATTTTTCAGCAACAACCTACGTGAGGACTCCTAATGTTCAGCATTCAGAGGCTGATACCGCAGATATAATCTCAGCTCATGCATCCACGACCGATTCTCCAATTGAACGCATGGAGTTCTTAATTGATCCCATAAATCCAGATCCAAATTTCGAATTCAACATGCCAGAATTTTTCACATATTCAAACTTTGAACATGGACAATAA
- the LOC140831183 gene encoding probable GABA transporter 2: MVSPETENESMSSHALLPNTRMLSRGDLPFSIPREVALNDPFHEIRREDDAGAAFVLESKGEWWHAGFHLTTAIVGPTILTLPYAFRGLGWGLGFLCLTAMGVVTFYSYYLMSLVLDHCEKAGRRHIRFRELAADVLGSGWMFYFVIFIQTAINTGISIGAILLAGQCLQIMYSNLSPHGPLKLFHFIAIVTVVMILLSQFPSFHSLRHINLGSLLLSFGYTFLVVGACINAGTSKNAPPKDYSLESSELSRVFSAFTSISIIAAIYGNGILPEIQATLAPPATGKMAKGLIMCYTVIFLTFYSAAVSGYWVFGNKSNSNILKSLMPDEGPSLAPVWLLGLAIIFVLLQLLAIGLVYSQVAYEIMERKSADVNQAIFSKRNLIPRIVLRSLYVIFCGFFAAMLPFFGDISAVVGAIGFIPLDFVLPMLLYNMTYKPTKSSPAYWINNSIIIIFTCVGLLGSFSSIRKLVLDAKEFKLFSDNVVG; the protein is encoded by the exons ATGGTATCTCCTGAAACTGAAAACGAATCCATGTCATCTCATGCTCTGCTACCAAATACGAGGATGCTATCCCGCGGTGATTTGCCTTTCTCAATACCTCGAG AGGTTGCGCTGAATGACCCATTTCATGAAATCCGCCGGGAAGACGACGCCGGAGCAGCTTTTGTATTAGAATCCAAGG GGGAATGGTGGCATGCGGGGTTTCATTTGACCACGGCGATAGTGGGTCCCACGATACTTACTCTGCCATATGCGTTCCGGGGGCTCGGATGGGGTTTGGGATTCCTGTGCTTAACGGCCATGGGGGTGGTTACTTTCTATTCCTATTATCTCATGTCGTTGGTGCTTGATCACTGTGAGAAGGCGGGGCGCCGCCACATAAGATTCCGGGAACTGGCAGCTGATGTATTAG GATCTGGATGGATGTTCTATTTTGTGATTTTCATTCAAACGGCAATTAATACGGGCATCAGTATTGGAGCTATCCTTCTTGCTGGGCAATGCCTTCAG ATCATGTATTCAAACCTCTCTCCTCACGGGCCGCTGAAATTATTTCATTTCATAGCAATTGTTACAGTAGTTATGATACTCTTGTCTCAATTCCCAAGCTTTCATTCTCTGAGGCACATTAACCTGGGATCACTGCTTCTTAGCTTTGGCTATACTTTTCTCGTGGTTGGTGCTTGTATTAATGCAG GCACCTCTAAGAATGCCCCTCCAAAGGACTATTCTTTAGAATCCTCAGAATTATCGAGGGTTTTCAGTGCGTTCACTTCTATATCCATAATAGCCGCCATATATGGAAACGGTATACTACCTGAGATACAG GCAACACTGGCTCCACCAGCCACAGGGAAGATGGCGAAAGGCCTAATAATGTGTTATACTGTAATATTCCTGACCTTCTACTCCGCTGCAGTCTCCGGATATTGGGTTTTTGGGAATAAATCTAACTCGAACATTCTCAAAAGCTTAATGCCTGATGAGGGACCTTCGTTGGCTCCAGTTTGGCTTTTAGGTCTCGCAATTATATTTGTTCTCCTTCAACTTCTTGCTATTGGCCTT GTATATTCTCAAGTAGCTTATGAGATAATGGAACGGAAATCAGCTGACGTGAACCAGGCAATATTCTCCAAAAGAAACTTGATCCCGAGGATAGTTCTTCGCTCCCTCTATGTGATATTTTGTGGGTTCTTCGCAGCTATGCTACCTTTCTTTGGTGACATCAGTGCTGTCGTAGGGGCCATCGGCTTCATCCCCCTCGATTTTGTCCTGCCGATGCTTCTTTACAATATGACTTACAAACCCACCAAATCGTCGCCTGCATATTGGATCAACAACTCAATTATCATCATTTTCACATGTGTTGGCTTATTGGGCTCGTTTTCTTCTATAAGAAAGCTGGTCTTAGACGCCAAAGAGTTCAAACTTTTCAGTGATAACGTTGTTGGTTGA
- the LOC140831181 gene encoding uncharacterized protein isoform X2, which translates to MEGSVRVQSLLKSPMVTGSSFLCKGEDWKVKHWRYSRETILTPKRFEFNRCGETEMGSKMVYRKGEQIICNGFLFPVDPWSPNIDSQNIASQLFAFSLFPYLVFLYFITKSKTAPRLTLFGFYFLLAFVGATIPAGIYAKVHYGTSLSNVDWLHGGAESLLTLTNLFIVLGLRDALRKAGGEKGNASEFTSNGCC; encoded by the exons ATGGAAGGTTCTGTTCGAGTTCAGTCTCTGTTGAAGTCTCCCATGGTAACCGGTTCTTCATTCCTGTGTAAAGGTGAAGATTGGAAAGTAAAGCATTGGAGGTATAGCAGAGAAACAATTTTGACTCCCAAGAGATTTGAATTCAACCGCTGTGGTGAAACTGAAATGGGAAGCAAGATGGTTTATAGGAAAGGAGAACAGATAATTTGTAATGGGTTTTTGTTTCCTGTGGATCCATGGTCACCCAACATTGATTCTCAGAACATTGCTTCACAGCTTTTTGCGTTCTCTCTGTTTCCTTACCTGGTATTCTTGTATTTTATCACCAAATCCAAGACTGCCCCAAGACTCACTCTTTTTGGGTTCTATTTCTTGCTTGCTTTTGTTGGTGCCACGA TACCTGCTGGAATTTATG CAAAGGTTCACTATGGAACATCCTTGTCCAATGTCGACTGGTTGCATGGTGGAGCTGAGTCACTGCTTACTCTCACCAACCTATTCATCGTGTTGGGTCTGAGGGATGCTCTTAGAAAAGCTGGGGGCGAAAAAGGAAACGCGTCAGAGTTTACCTCCAACG GTTGTTGCTGA
- the LOC140831181 gene encoding uncharacterized protein isoform X1: protein MEGSVRVQSLLKSPMVTGSSFLCKGEDWKVKHWRYSRETILTPKRFEFNRCGETEMGSKMVYRKGEQIICNGFLFPVDPWSPNIDSQNIASQLFAFSLFPYLVFLYFITKSKTAPRLTLFGFYFLLAFVGATIPAGIYAKVHYGTSLSNVDWLHGGAESLLTLTNLFIVLGLRDALRKAGGEKGNASEFTSNGKEEDKR from the exons ATGGAAGGTTCTGTTCGAGTTCAGTCTCTGTTGAAGTCTCCCATGGTAACCGGTTCTTCATTCCTGTGTAAAGGTGAAGATTGGAAAGTAAAGCATTGGAGGTATAGCAGAGAAACAATTTTGACTCCCAAGAGATTTGAATTCAACCGCTGTGGTGAAACTGAAATGGGAAGCAAGATGGTTTATAGGAAAGGAGAACAGATAATTTGTAATGGGTTTTTGTTTCCTGTGGATCCATGGTCACCCAACATTGATTCTCAGAACATTGCTTCACAGCTTTTTGCGTTCTCTCTGTTTCCTTACCTGGTATTCTTGTATTTTATCACCAAATCCAAGACTGCCCCAAGACTCACTCTTTTTGGGTTCTATTTCTTGCTTGCTTTTGTTGGTGCCACGA TACCTGCTGGAATTTATG CAAAGGTTCACTATGGAACATCCTTGTCCAATGTCGACTGGTTGCATGGTGGAGCTGAGTCACTGCTTACTCTCACCAACCTATTCATCGTGTTGGGTCTGAGGGATGCTCTTAGAAAAGCTGGGGGCGAAAAAGGAAACGCGTCAGAGTTTACCTCCAACGGTAAAGAAGAGGATAAGCGTTAA
- the LOC140830281 gene encoding uncharacterized protein: MEEIAKAKQDQQASKNLVWDCGSSLYDSFELKALEKQLSSAIASRTLSMPHLTEGHRLPPPPTKKKQPTSKFMRSVHRLMRSVFKSNHSSKINNSEIDPLTPEFIPNEGFYMIHDKSGALSTIPEVPEREGFSPEINSLVRRSKSDRFSTAAAVTNSVGIYCM; this comes from the coding sequence ATGGAGGAAATTGCGAAAGCAAAGCAAGATCAACAAGCGTCGAAGAATTTGGTGTGGGACTGTGGCAGCTCTCTCTACGATTCGTTCGAGTTGAAAGCATTGGAGAAGCAGCTCAGTTCCGCCATAGCTTCCAGAACTCTCTCCATGCCCCACTTAACCGAGGGCCACCGCCTACCTCCTCCGCCGACGAAAAAGAAACAACCCACGTCTAAATTCATGCGCTCCGTCCACAGACTTATGCGGTCAGTTTTCAAATCCAATCACAgcagcaagatcaataacagcGAAATCGACCCGCTTACCCCAGAATTCATTCCGAATGAAGGGTTTTATATGATTCACGACAAGTCTGGCGCACTTTCCACGATCCCAGAAGTTCCAGAGCGTGAAGGGTTCTCGCCTGAAATCAACTCTTTGGTCAGAAGAAGTAAGTCCGATAGATTCAGTACCGCTGCTGCTGTTACTAATTCTGTAGGTATCTATTGTATGTGA
- the LOC140831184 gene encoding protein trichome birefringence-like 24, translating into MVKKMYSWKSWWRSVSKNNFFVLKFGVSILLVGLGFALLYNRSSDFSSVSDTPFLENTQVSQPPLISLNSQESGDQIPSQGYEVKSIDSSGKCNLFVGDWVPYQGEPLYTNNSCSFIEEHQNCMKNGRPDKDYLHWRWNPLNCELPRLEPERFLELMKNKSLALIGDSISRNHVQSLLCMLSTVENAVEVYHDEEYKSRRWIFPSYNFMVSVIWSPFLAKALIFEDVNGVSTSEIELHLDELDQSWTKQFDTFDYMIFSSGKWFIKGTIYYENNHILGCHYCPKRNFTELGFNFAFRRVINNVFDYIVQSKHKGIIFYRTLTPDHFENGQWFSGGTCNRSLPSKGGEFELNEMDQYLRNIELGELEKALRKASENGVNLKLFDVTNLSLLRPDGHPGPYRFFQPFAKDKNGEVINDCLHWCLPGPIDYWNDLLMEMVKDTYA; encoded by the exons ATGGTTAAAAAAATGTACAGCTGGAAATCTTGGTGGCGATCTGTGAGCAAGAACAATTTCTTTGTTTTAAAGTTTGGGGTCTCAATTCTTCTAGTGGGTCTTGGATTTGCGCTGCTTTATAATCGATCCTCGGATTTTTCCTCAGTTTCAGACACTCCTTTTCTTGAAAACACCCAGGTTTCGCAACCTCCTCTTATTTCTCTAAATTCCCAAGAAAGTGGAGATCAGATTCCTTCCCAAG GATATGAGGTAAAGTCCATTGATAGCTCAGGGAAGTGTAATCTATTTGTTGGGGATTGGGTTCCTTATCAGGGAGAACCTCTTTACACTAACAACAGTTGCAGCTTCATCGAAGAACACCAAAATTGTATGAAAAATGGGCGACCAGACAAGGATTATCTTCATTGGAGGTGGAATCCTCTTAATTGTGAGTTGCCTAGGCTTGAGCCGGAGAGGTTTCTCGAGCTAATGAAGAACAAGAGTTTGGCATTGATCGGTGATTCAATATCTCGAAACCATGTGCAATCACTGCTCTGTATGCTCTCGACG GTCGAAAATGCTGTTGAAGTTTACCATGATGAAGAATACAAATCCAGAAGGTGGATCTTCCCCTCGTACAATTTCATGGTCTCTGTTATCTGGTCCCCTTTCCTTGCTAAAGCTCTCATCTTTGAAGACGTGAATGGTGTCTCCACATCTGAAATTGAACTCCATCTTGATGAACTTGACCAAAGCTGGACCAAGCagtttgataccttcgattacATGATATTTTCCAGTGGAAAATGGTTCATCAAAGGCACAATCTACTACGAAAACAACCACATACTAGGCTGCCACTACTGCCCCAAAAGAAACTTCACTGAGCTCGGGTTCAACTTCGCCTTTCGAAGAGTCATCAACAACGTTTTTGACTATATCGTCCAATCAAAGCACAAGGGAATTATATTTTATCGGACATTGACACCAGATCACTTTGAGAACGGCCAATGGTTCAGTGGTGGAACGTGCAATAGATCATTACCATCAAAGGGAGGTGAATTCGAGTTGAATGAGATGGACCAGTATCTGCGAAACATTGAGCTAGGTGAACTTGAGAAGGCACTGCGTAAAGCTTCTGAAAACGGCGTAAATCTAAAACTTTTCGATGTTACCAATCTTTCCTTGTTGAGACCGGACGGACATCCGGGGCCGTACAGATTTTTTCAACCATTTGCCAAGGATAAGAATGGTGAAGTTATAAACGATTGCCTGCATTGGTGCTTGCCTGGCCCTATAGATTATTGGAACGATCTTTTGATGGAAATGGTCAAGGATACATATGCATGA